Proteins co-encoded in one Papaver somniferum cultivar HN1 chromosome 5, ASM357369v1, whole genome shotgun sequence genomic window:
- the LOC113280376 gene encoding putative SWI/SNF-related matrix-associated actin-dependent regulator of chromatin subfamily A member 3-like 1, protein MKPSKETTAASTKKLRASIDSAGDTSRCPIRRTTLIVCRTPVLLKWQTQLNEHIEPDTLKVFTYHGLPRPYDIKVEDFKRYDIVLTTYTTLQGTIYSSAPALLNMEWYRVILDEAHVIKSVNHYNIWPAFRLKAKNKWLVTGMPIMRGAYDMHFPMAFLRFEPFSDKKTWRSLVQLPIHKGKENGLSRLQDIMATISLRRLNSDPLVGLPPKTIETCSVELSAEEREKYDQMEVDYQSVVRNYLHLGREVAHHTSIDGIVQRLRQMCNEAASCPSEPHRSYTIEDVSKNPELLRKMVSVLQDGDSFDCPICISPLVEPTITCCAHMFCKKCILKALLKKKPCCPLCRHHLSEADLFSASSDKPCNEDENNLSSGVIANCSSKVSTLLNLLVSSRNENHLAKSVVFSQFGNMLSLLTEPLKAAGFESLKLNGWMSSERRDDIIKIFKNSNSSMVLLVDLKALGSGVHLTKVSNTYLLEPWIDPATEEQVLNRVHGIVRKDVVKIVRLITRHSIEERILELHEKKKLGRLGKNMDRREARNEELGLLMAL, encoded by the exons ATGAAGCCAAGTAAAGAAACTACTGCGGCTTCAACTAAAAAACTTCGAGCGTCAATTGACAGTGCCGGAGATACAAGTAGGTGCCCCATAAGAAGAACGACATTGATTGTATGCCGTACACCAGTTCTATTAAAGTGGCAAACACAATTAAACGAGCACATAGAACCGGATACGTTGAAGGTGTTTACGTATCATGGATTACCACGCCCCTACGATATCAAGGTTGAGGATTTTAAAAGGTACGACATTGTTCTGACAACATATACTACTCTCCAGGGTACTATATATAGTTCAGCTCCAGCTCTATTGAACATGGAATGGTATCGAGTTATTTTAGATGAGGCGCATGTGATTAAGAGTGTCAACCATTATAACATTTGGCCTGCCTTTAGATTAAAAGCTAAGAATAAGTGGTTGGTTACCGGAATGCCCATAATGCGTGGCGCATACGATATGCATTTTCCAATGGCTTTCTTGAGATTCGAACCTTTTTCTGACAAGAAGACTTGGCGAAGTCTCGTCCAGCTACCAATCCATAAAGGAAAGGAGAATGGGCTATCACGTTTGCAG GATATCATGGCCACCATTTCTTTGCGAAGATTAAATAGTGATCCTCTGGTTGGACTACCGCCTAAAACTATAGAAACTTGTTCTGTGGAACTCTCTGCTGAAGAACGAGAGAAGTATGACCAAATGGAAGTGGATTATCAGAGTGTGGTTCGAAACTATTTGCATCTTGGCCGGGAGGTGGCTCATCATACGAGTATTGATGGTATTGTTCAACGACTTCGTCAAATGTGTAACGAGGCGGCTTCTTGCCCTTCTGAACCACATCGTTCCTACACCATTGAAG ATGTTTCCAAGAACCCAGAATTACTGCGGAAGATGGTCTCAGTATTACAAGATGGAGATTCTTTTGACTGCCCAATTTGCATATCTCCTCTAGTCGAACCAACCATTACATGTTGTGCACATATGTTTTGCAAAAAATGCATATTAAAGGCTCTCTTAAAGAAGAAACCATGTTGTCCACTGTGCCGCCACCATCTTTCTGAAGCAGACCTCTTCTCCGCCTCGTCTGACAAACCTtgtaatgaagatgaaaataatctATCTTCCGGCGTAATTGCTAATTGCTCCTCCAAAGTTTCGACCTTGTTAAATCTCCTGGTATCATCTCGTAACGAGAATCACTTAGCGAAATCAGTGGTGTTCTCACAATTTGGAAATATGTTAAGTTTACTCACTGAGCCACTAAAGGCTGCTGGATTTGAGTCTTTGAAATTAAATGGATGGATGAGTTCGGAAAGGAGGGATgatataataaaaatattcaaAAACTCGAATTCATCCATGGTGCTTCTGGTGGACCTTAAAGCTTTGGGAAGCGGAGTACATCTGACAAAAGTATCAAACACGTATCTATTGGAGCCATGGATAGACCCTGCAACAGAAGAACAAGTTCTGAACCGGGTGCATGGAATTGTACGGAAGGATGTCGTAAAGATTGTAAGGCTGATAACTAGACATAGCATTGAGGAGAGAATATTGGAATTGCATGAGAAAAAGAAACTAGGAAGGCTTGGAAAGAATATGGACCGAAGAGAAGCACGAAATGAAGAACTCGGGTTACTCATGGCTTTGTGA